The proteins below come from a single Carnobacterium divergens DSM 20623 genomic window:
- the rpsI gene encoding 30S ribosomal protein S9 → MAQVQYIGTGRRKNSTARVRLVPGTGKIIMNKKDIVEYIPFPYLHEVVKQPLAATETLGSYDIHVNVNGGGFTGQAGAARHGIARALLQVDPEFRAPLKAAGLLTRDPRMKERKKPGLKKARKASQFSKR, encoded by the coding sequence TTGGCACAAGTACAATATATCGGCACAGGCCGTCGTAAAAACTCAACTGCTCGCGTACGTTTAGTACCAGGAACAGGTAAAATCATCATGAACAAAAAAGATATCGTTGAATACATTCCATTTCCATACCTACACGAGGTAGTAAAACAACCTCTTGCAGCTACAGAAACTCTAGGAAGCTACGATATCCACGTTAACGTAAATGGCGGAGGATTCACTGGACAAGCAGGCGCTGCTCGTCACGGAATCGCTCGTGCATTGTTACAAGTTGACCCAGAATTCCGCGCACCATTAAAAGCGGCTGGACTATTAACTCGTGACCCACGTATGAAAGAACGTAAAAAACCAGGTCTTAAAAAAGCCCGTAAAGCTTCACAATTCTCAAAACGTTAA
- the rplM gene encoding 50S ribosomal protein L13 gives MRTTYMAKTNEVDRKWYVVDATDIPLGRLSTAVATILRGKNKPTFTPHVDTGDFVIVINADKIKLTGKKATDKIYYHHSGFQGGLKQVSAGELRANNSRKLVELSVKGMLPKTSLGRKQFTKLNVYGGTEHEHQAQQPVLLDINNLI, from the coding sequence GTGCGTACAACTTATATGGCTAAAACAAACGAAGTAGACCGTAAATGGTACGTAGTAGACGCAACTGATATTCCATTAGGACGTCTATCTACAGCAGTAGCAACTATTTTACGTGGTAAAAATAAACCAACTTTCACACCTCATGTAGATACAGGGGATTTCGTGATCGTAATCAATGCAGACAAAATTAAATTAACTGGTAAAAAAGCAACTGACAAAATCTATTATCACCATAGTGGATTCCAAGGTGGTTTGAAACAAGTATCAGCTGGCGAATTACGTGCGAACAATTCTCGTAAATTAGTTGAATTATCAGTAAAAGGTATGTTACCAAAGACTTCTTTAGGTCGCAAACAATTTACTAAATTAAACGTTTACGGTGGAACTGAACATGAACACCAAGCACAACAACCAGTATTATTGGACATCAACAACCTAATTTAA